A region of bacterium DNA encodes the following proteins:
- a CDS encoding DUF5683 domain-containing protein — MRNSKSIWRLFLLIGALAAASHAQPATDATAVATLEFPLAAWCQAAQQDLVWSNHTPDLALHAMFQEEKPAAVRRSVARAAIFSAVLPGAGQVYNRSYLKGLLFLGVEVGAWAAYAKYNSSGNRKTDQFERFADQHWSESEYWASIDRAFGCSPSDRECEKQKERENFSHYLPDTKNQTYYENIGKYDQFNAGWDDSISGEILQRDSQNRLAYTTMRRLANDQFRKATLSSSVVMVNHLVSMVEAAYSAHKFNQAQTKGTSFGMKLKKHHDELMPVLAVRVVW; from the coding sequence ATGCGCAACTCGAAGTCTATCTGGCGGCTGTTCTTGCTGATCGGCGCCCTTGCCGCCGCCAGTCACGCGCAACCGGCAACCGATGCCACCGCCGTGGCTACGTTGGAATTTCCGCTCGCGGCCTGGTGTCAGGCTGCCCAGCAGGATCTGGTCTGGAGCAATCATACGCCTGATCTCGCGCTGCACGCCATGTTTCAGGAAGAGAAGCCGGCGGCCGTGCGCCGATCGGTGGCGCGCGCGGCGATTTTTTCGGCCGTTCTTCCCGGTGCGGGCCAGGTCTACAATCGTTCCTATCTCAAAGGGCTTTTGTTTCTGGGAGTGGAAGTGGGCGCGTGGGCGGCCTATGCCAAATACAACAGCAGCGGCAACAGGAAAACTGACCAGTTCGAGCGCTTCGCGGATCAGCATTGGAGTGAAAGCGAATATTGGGCCTCGATTGACCGCGCCTTCGGCTGCAGCCCCAGCGATCGCGAGTGTGAAAAGCAGAAGGAACGCGAGAATTTCAGTCACTATCTGCCGGATACGAAGAACCAGACGTACTATGAGAATATCGGCAAATACGATCAATTCAATGCCGGTTGGGATGACAGCATCAGCGGCGAAATTCTGCAGCGCGATTCGCAAAACCGCCTGGCTTACACCACCATGCGGCGTCTGGCCAATGATCAATTCCGCAAGGCTACGCTTTCTTCGAGCGTAGTCATGGTCAACCACTTGGTGAGCATGGTCGAAGCAGCCTATTCGGCGCACAAATTCAATCAGGCGCAGACCAAGGGCACTTCGTTCGGCATGAAATTGAAGAAACACCACGATGAATTGATGCCGGTGCTGGCGGTGCGCGTGGTGTGGTAG
- a CDS encoding DPP IV N-terminal domain-containing protein: MAVFATFAHAQDEPRWTHPELKWNTIETEHFFVHFHDGAEQTGKLTAKIAEEIYTPITSLYGYEPDGKVHFIIKDYDDFSNGAAYYLDNKVEIWASAMDFELRGTHSWLRNVITHEYTHMISLGAARKITRHIPAAYVQWLGYEDEKRPDVLYGYPNRILSYPLPFTVMPPWFAEGVAQHQRPELEYDLWDAHRDMLLRTAVVENKLLTYSEMNVFGKNSIGSERVYNQGYSLAGYIARDYGEASLQQIAANMRSPLRFSFDSAIKKATGKSGDQIYDEWKQHLQEAYAQQLREIQGHTVTGEWVQAKGSGNFYPRWSPDGSKLAYLSNVGADYLGQTSLVLREGVDGKDRLIKAGVHYAFSWSPDGAQLGYSRKSGKNPHHSVLYDLYLYDIKNKKEKRLTHAARAHSPSWSPDGKMLACVVNGDGSQNIALYDIAADRLKLITSHKTQEQAYTPQWSPDGRQLLYSYSHARGRNLQLYDVASGEITPVNLRHAIMGESSGAKPSDARDAVFSPDGQKIYFSWDVTGIFNLYSYDLATQHVTPLTNVVGGAFMPSVNGNGELVFSTFVAEGYKIAHLKTPQPVPPEVTQYLPSPGKNIQLAAVNGDLAHLNLSGIKHGAYDDKQIPNFEAKPYQDHYSAIAVLPRVMMDYGTVKLGSYFYSSEMLDNLSFIGGAAINRDKDYDLFLLVDYYKLGPQLFLEAYNQVRHAGADGYGFLYNLTEVDLGTRRAWNSQHHSQLSFIYSRYNAKISFVDRGLKQSFGYTYYQGKALAFRHSFHQRVRAVDGEINPRMGREVELRYTREFNDFINSDPEKAFTLTDYGTFVENYEPHNVHRVELDWTERLPLPGRTGLTLYGRGGWLDRDVNSFFYFFAGGLDGVRGYPYYSMEGRYLLHGRLTYRFPLFRHLDLSLLHLYLDKIYFAVSYDYGGAFSKTKGFSDKLHDSVNLQLRSEMFSFYGFPTRVSFDAAYGFDKFVLRREGYAPLTYGKEWRYYLTVAFDFLDN, from the coding sequence ATGGCAGTGTTCGCAACCTTTGCTCACGCCCAGGACGAGCCGCGCTGGACCCATCCCGAGCTGAAATGGAACACCATCGAAACCGAACACTTCTTCGTCCATTTTCACGACGGCGCCGAGCAAACCGGAAAACTCACGGCCAAGATCGCCGAGGAGATTTACACACCGATTACCTCGCTGTACGGCTATGAGCCTGACGGTAAGGTGCATTTCATCATCAAAGACTATGATGATTTTTCCAACGGCGCGGCCTACTATCTCGACAACAAAGTCGAAATCTGGGCGAGCGCGATGGATTTTGAATTGCGCGGTACGCACAGTTGGCTGCGCAACGTCATCACGCACGAATACACGCATATGATTTCGCTGGGCGCGGCGCGCAAAATCACGCGGCATATTCCGGCGGCCTATGTGCAGTGGCTCGGGTACGAGGACGAAAAGCGCCCGGATGTGCTTTACGGCTACCCCAATCGCATTCTCTCCTACCCGCTGCCTTTCACCGTGATGCCGCCCTGGTTCGCGGAAGGCGTGGCGCAGCATCAGCGCCCCGAGCTGGAATATGATTTGTGGGACGCACATCGCGACATGCTGCTGCGCACCGCGGTGGTGGAAAACAAGCTGCTGACCTATTCCGAAATGAACGTCTTCGGAAAAAACAGCATTGGCAGCGAGCGGGTTTACAATCAGGGCTATTCGTTGGCGGGTTACATCGCAAGGGACTACGGCGAGGCTTCCTTGCAGCAGATTGCCGCCAACATGCGCAGCCCGTTGCGTTTTTCGTTTGACAGCGCCATCAAAAAAGCCACCGGCAAAAGCGGCGATCAAATTTATGACGAGTGGAAGCAACACCTGCAGGAAGCCTATGCGCAGCAATTGCGCGAGATTCAGGGGCATACCGTAACCGGCGAATGGGTGCAGGCCAAAGGCTCGGGCAACTTCTACCCGCGCTGGTCGCCGGACGGCAGCAAACTGGCTTATCTCAGCAATGTCGGCGCGGATTATTTGGGCCAGACCTCGTTGGTGTTGCGTGAGGGCGTTGACGGCAAGGATAGATTGATCAAGGCCGGTGTGCATTACGCTTTTTCCTGGTCGCCTGACGGCGCCCAGCTCGGCTACTCGCGCAAATCTGGAAAAAATCCGCATCACTCGGTCCTGTATGATTTGTATCTCTACGACATCAAGAATAAAAAAGAAAAGCGCCTGACGCATGCCGCGCGCGCACACAGTCCAAGTTGGTCGCCCGACGGCAAAATGCTTGCTTGTGTGGTCAATGGTGACGGCAGTCAAAACATTGCGCTCTATGATATCGCGGCCGATCGACTCAAGCTCATCACCTCTCACAAGACCCAGGAACAAGCCTACACGCCGCAATGGTCGCCGGACGGCCGGCAGCTTTTGTATTCCTATTCGCATGCGCGCGGTCGCAATTTGCAGCTTTACGACGTCGCGAGCGGCGAAATCACTCCGGTCAACTTGCGACATGCGATCATGGGTGAATCATCGGGCGCCAAGCCCAGCGATGCGCGCGACGCGGTGTTCAGTCCCGACGGCCAGAAGATCTATTTCAGTTGGGATGTGACCGGCATATTCAACCTCTACAGCTATGATCTCGCCACCCAACACGTCACGCCGCTGACAAATGTGGTGGGCGGTGCGTTCATGCCTTCCGTCAACGGCAACGGCGAATTGGTGTTTAGTACGTTTGTGGCCGAGGGCTACAAAATCGCGCATCTCAAAACACCACAGCCGGTGCCGCCCGAGGTCACACAGTATCTGCCTTCTCCCGGCAAGAACATACAACTGGCCGCGGTCAACGGTGATCTTGCGCATCTCAACTTGAGCGGTATTAAGCACGGCGCCTATGACGACAAGCAGATTCCCAATTTCGAAGCCAAGCCTTACCAGGATCACTACTCGGCCATTGCAGTTCTGCCGCGCGTGATGATGGATTATGGCACGGTGAAGCTGGGCAGCTATTTCTACTCCAGTGAAATGCTCGATAACCTCAGCTTCATTGGCGGCGCGGCGATCAATCGCGACAAGGACTATGACCTTTTTCTGCTGGTGGACTATTACAAGCTCGGGCCGCAGTTGTTTCTCGAAGCCTATAATCAAGTCCGCCACGCCGGCGCCGACGGTTACGGATTTCTTTACAATTTGACTGAAGTCGATCTGGGCACGCGGCGGGCGTGGAACAGCCAGCATCATTCCCAGCTCAGTTTCATTTACAGCCGCTACAATGCCAAGATCTCGTTCGTCGATCGCGGCCTGAAGCAGAGCTTCGGATACACCTATTATCAAGGCAAAGCCCTGGCTTTTCGTCATTCTTTTCACCAGCGGGTGCGCGCGGTGGACGGCGAAATCAATCCCCGCATGGGCCGCGAGGTTGAATTGCGCTACACGCGCGAGTTCAACGACTTCATCAATTCCGATCCCGAAAAAGCTTTTACGTTGACGGATTATGGCACGTTCGTCGAAAACTATGAGCCGCACAACGTGCATCGCGTTGAGTTGGATTGGACCGAGCGTCTGCCGTTGCCCGGGCGCACGGGCCTGACGCTGTATGGCCGCGGCGGCTGGCTGGATCGAGACGTGAACAGCTTCTTCTACTTTTTTGCCGGCGGCCTGGATGGTGTGCGCGGCTATCCTTACTACAGCATGGAAGGCCGCTATTTGCTGCACGGTCGCCTGACCTATCGCTTTCCGTTGTTTCGCCATCTCGATTTGTCGTTGCTGCATCTTTATCTCGACAAAATCTACTTCGCCGTGTCGTACGATTACGGCGGCGCATTTTCCAAGACCAAGGGTTTCAGCGACAAACTGCACGACAGCGTCAATCTGCAATTGCGCTCGGAGATGTTTTCGTTCTACGGCTTTCCGACGCGGGTTTCGTTCGATGCCGCATATGGTTTCGACAAATTCGTTCTGCGCCGCGAGGGCTATGCTCCTCTCACTTACGGCAAGGAATGGCGCTATTACCTGACGGTCGCCTTCGATTTCCTGGACAATTAG